One genomic segment of Pseudomonas chlororaphis subsp. aurantiaca includes these proteins:
- a CDS encoding lytic transglycosylase domain-containing protein produces MKTIHPIEYIAPVRKKLDTCCFNLLLAGSIYTNSAFSYDAIINESPVTLSIKPNPILMQKNTSPSAIRSESIKWRDLVEKVANEVEIDAHLLHAMVAIESRYKHEAVSPKGALGLMQVMPTTGKRFGFTDLTLPYNNLSAGATYMKWLLEHFEYNLELALAGYNAGEGAVAKYGKAVPPYPETQKYVAKVMSLYGKSHPSFSPAPTKELRLPLTESNTKNWEIAAQLIGLLISPPK; encoded by the coding sequence ATGAAGACGATACATCCTATTGAATACATAGCACCCGTAAGAAAAAAACTGGACACCTGTTGCTTCAACTTACTCCTTGCAGGGTCTATATACACTAATTCAGCATTTAGTTACGACGCTATCATCAATGAATCACCTGTCACACTCAGTATCAAGCCAAACCCCATACTCATGCAAAAAAACACGTCACCTTCCGCAATCCGAAGCGAGAGCATCAAATGGCGAGACTTAGTAGAAAAAGTTGCAAATGAGGTCGAAATCGATGCTCATTTATTACACGCGATGGTGGCCATTGAATCCCGCTACAAGCATGAGGCGGTCTCTCCCAAGGGCGCTCTTGGCTTGATGCAAGTAATGCCCACCACGGGTAAACGCTTCGGCTTTACCGATCTAACCCTCCCCTATAACAACCTGAGTGCAGGTGCGACTTATATGAAGTGGTTACTTGAGCATTTCGAGTATAATCTCGAATTAGCGTTGGCCGGTTATAATGCCGGAGAGGGGGCAGTAGCAAAATACGGAAAGGCAGTACCACCGTACCCAGAAACACAAAAATATGTAGCAAAAGTCATGTCATTATACGGCAAGAGTCACCCCTCCTTCTCCCCAGCTCCCACCAAGGAACTCCGGCTACCTCTAACAGAGTCAAACACAAAAAACTGGGAAATAGCCGCACAGCTTATTGGGTTATTAATTTCCCCTCCCAAATAG
- a CDS encoding winged helix-turn-helix domain-containing protein has protein sequence MVVFTIGVNRKATFLLESRKVEVFNDEGKSYPTYLSQPEARLLDLFLRTPGRTIRREELIEYAWAGRPVAAGSLNQAILNLRKALCYQGESKAIVTVPREGYKIITAILNQREDAPSLPESTSEPLTPRCLKESSLVKIIASRRALAWVIFILIFNASIAYFFYRFSSVGVEGIAVKEEYQFYQKLDDVEYYVAAPLVGRDERASQAIANLRKIPPKIPGKNFRVRAVYLNGAVGLRNFNYFICDSRLDERETNCFSYMLVLDWGKHEEDR, from the coding sequence ATGGTTGTATTTACGATTGGTGTAAATCGGAAGGCTACTTTTCTTCTAGAGTCTAGGAAGGTTGAAGTATTCAACGATGAGGGGAAATCTTATCCAACTTATCTAAGCCAGCCAGAAGCTAGATTGCTAGATTTATTTTTGCGCACACCTGGTAGAACCATACGTCGGGAAGAGCTGATAGAATATGCTTGGGCAGGGCGTCCGGTTGCTGCTGGAAGTTTGAATCAGGCAATTCTTAATCTGCGCAAAGCACTTTGCTATCAAGGTGAAAGTAAAGCTATAGTTACAGTGCCTAGAGAGGGATACAAGATTATTACTGCTATCCTCAACCAACGCGAGGATGCACCATCACTTCCTGAGAGCACAAGTGAACCATTAACTCCTCGCTGTTTAAAAGAGTCGAGTTTAGTGAAGATAATAGCGTCTCGCAGGGCTCTTGCTTGGGTGATTTTTATTTTGATTTTCAACGCTTCTATCGCGTATTTTTTTTATAGATTTAGCTCTGTTGGGGTGGAGGGCATTGCAGTAAAGGAGGAGTATCAGTTTTACCAAAAATTAGATGATGTGGAGTATTATGTGGCTGCGCCATTAGTTGGAAGAGATGAAAGAGCTTCTCAAGCTATAGCGAACTTGAGGAAAATTCCACCTAAAATTCCTGGCAAGAATTTTCGAGTCAGAGCAGTCTACCTTAATGGTGCAGTAGGTCTGCGAAATTTTAATTATTTTATCTGTGATTCACGACTCGATGAGCGAGAGACCAATTGCTTTTCTTATATGCTAGTGCTCGACTGGGGGAAGCATGAAGAAGATCGCTAG